The nucleotide window ACAAACTGTGCATCCGAATCCTGAAGAACAGTTCCCACATATTTAGAATGTTCAAACACTTCCTTGCACTTTTTCCCATAAATTTCAAACTTTCCTGTAATTTCCCCTTTGTAAAAATAAGGGACAAGTCCATTTACACAATGCCCCAACGTGCTTTTCCCCGAACCTGACGGTCCTATTATTACAACTTTCTCCCCTTCATAAATTTTCAAATTTATATTATGTAATGTAGGTTCCGACTGACTTTCATACTTAAATGTAAAATTTTCAAAATTTACAGCAATCTTTCTATTTTCTTTCAAATTTTCCTCCTTTCAAGCTAGAGATATACTTTTTTATTTAAATTTATTCAGTAATCTGAATTCCAATTTTTAGTTCCATAAAGATTAAACAAAATACCCGCCTAATCTTCTCACAGCCACCTAAGACTACTTGAAAAATGCGGGTTATTTGAAATTATTCCTGTTTTAAACTTCCTTTGCTTACTATTGTTTTTGAAAATGCGAATATTAAAATTGTCCCTAAGATTGCTACAATCAACATATTCCCAAGTGCCGCTGTAACTCCTTGTGCAAATGCTTTCGCCTGTGGTTCCTTATATATTGCAATATCAATAATCGGAGCCAGAACTACCCAGCTTATCAAACTTATAATTACTTCCCCAATTATAAATTTTACAATTTTTGCTCCATTAAAATTCTCAATTTTAATAATTTTCCCTAAAAATCCACTTGCCATTCCAAAAAACGCAGCTGCTACAACCCAGCTGAACCACACGCTTCCATATCCTGAAATATCATTAAGCACATGCCCAATAAATCCAATCCCCAGCCCAACTGCAGGCCCGTATATAAATGCCATCAACGCCACAAATGCAAAAGTTACTTGCAATGTCGTGTTAGGAATTGGTGTTGGAATTGCTACAAATCTTGATAATACAATATAAATCGCTGCACCGATTCCCATTGCTACCACTTTTTTAATCGCTGTTGCTTCCATCAATCTCACCTCTTTTAAAATTTTCAAAAGTTTAAATACATTATATACTAATATTACTTTTTTCTCAACTAAAAATAACGATACTTTTTGCAAAATATATCTAATCCTTAAACTTTATATTTATCCCTTCTTTTTCAACTTCAAGATGAATCATTTCCACCTGTGCATTTTCAAAAATCCTTCTCGAAGCCTTTGTTGAATCAAGCGACTTATGCTTGTCAGAAAAATATATTACTTTTTTTATTCCTGATTGAACAATTGCCTTTGCACACTCATTACACGGAAAATGTGTCACGTAAATAGTACAATTTTTAAGAGATTTTATACTGTTAAGAATAGCATTAAGTTCAGCATGCACAACATAAGGATATTTCGTATCCAAAAACTCTCCGTCCTTATCCCAAGGCATACTGTCATCCGAACTTCCCATAGGAAACCCGTTATATCCAATTCCTATTATTTTTTTATCTTCATCAATAATACAAGCCCCAACCTGTGTAGATGGATCCTTGCTTCTCATTCCAGACAAAAATGCAATTCCCATAAAATATTCATCCCACGATAAATAATTTTCTCTTTTAGACATTTTTATACCTCGCTTTCTAAAATATCCAATATTTTAAAAATATTACTTCCAATACTTACATTTTCAGGTTCTTCAATCCTTAAATATTTTTCAATTGATTCTTTCATTATAAATTTTTCAGCAATTTTAACCTTTTCCTTTTTATTCTTAGATTTATTATCAATTTTCAAAATCATTTCAATATTTTCATTATTTTTTATCAATTTATATTTATTTTTTTGAATAAATTTCTTTATATCTTCTAAAAATATTCTATCTTTCTCTTCTCTTTTAAATTTATCCAAATCAATCACATAAATGATTTCATAATCAGAGTTTCTATTTTGATTTTTAAATTTATTTATTTTTTGTTTAATCTGTTTTTCTTTTTTATTATAATTATATTTCCCATCAAGAATAATCCACTCTAATTTAATTTCTTTCTTCAATTTTTCAGATTCCACATAATACTTGACAATTTTATCAACATATATTTTATCTGAATTTCCCTCAACCAAAAATAGCCACAGTTTCATAACTCCCCTTTAATTCTTCTCTTCAAATATATTAAATATTTCAAAAAAATCATAATACTCAATATTATATGGCATATTTGGTAACATCCCCTCCAAATACTGCTTTCTTGGAGAATAATTTCCATTTTTTATCCAAGGCTTTATTTCCTGATATTCAGTCATAAAATCTATCGAATTTTTATATTTTTTTAAAGTATCCAAAATACTTGTATTATGAGCTGTAAACGTAAACTGTCCTTTCCCATTTTCAGCAAAAAACTCAATTAACCTATTCAAATATAAATCATGAATACTCATATCTATTTCATCAACAAACACAATTCCACCATTATTAACTGTATCTAAAACATCAAATAATCTAAACAGTGACTTCATTCCCATACTTTCATATTCAAAATTTATCTTGTAA belongs to Leptotrichia trevisanii DSM 22070 and includes:
- a CDS encoding ECF-type riboflavin transporter substrate-binding protein, encoding MEATAIKKVVAMGIGAAIYIVLSRFVAIPTPIPNTTLQVTFAFVALMAFIYGPAVGLGIGFIGHVLNDISGYGSVWFSWVVAAAFFGMASGFLGKIIKIENFNGAKIVKFIIGEVIISLISWVVLAPIIDIAIYKEPQAKAFAQGVTAALGNMLIVAILGTILIFAFSKTIVSKGSLKQE
- a CDS encoding deoxycytidylate deaminase, which encodes MSKRENYLSWDEYFMGIAFLSGMRSKDPSTQVGACIIDEDKKIIGIGYNGFPMGSSDDSMPWDKDGEFLDTKYPYVVHAELNAILNSIKSLKNCTIYVTHFPCNECAKAIVQSGIKKVIYFSDKHKSLDSTKASRRIFENAQVEMIHLEVEKEGINIKFKD